Proteins encoded by one window of Rhizobium favelukesii:
- a CDS encoding recombinase family protein, which translates to MIRSLRDRALTVPRRNRFGDIVWRVPTAGMLAGILKNPAYAGAFVYGRTQSCHARYASGKIISRRRPMAEWKIVVKDRYPAYLDWERYERIQIMLSDNHAEYKRNQTRGAPRDGAAVLQGIVWCGRCGHKMGVEYKNGNRYVCNFLARSQGGALCQHLPADPIDACVVEAFFAAVNPAELAELMLAKDARQQADEAFDRAEEQQIKRLRYQALLAERQYDRVDPDNRLIAAELERRWEGALRELRQAEDAFERRRAMQNQSDDLTPAEQNDFIAAGSQLPEFWQRSDIEWGRKKTLLRSLIDKVILQRVVRDRITIRIVWRGGDVTEREVEPRVHALSALSRGAEMEVRLLELAHQGLDDTAIAATLTEEGFRSPRRSYVPVRTVQVVRQRHRVLRQSTPTRSHHLPGWLTVSELAAVADVSRSWIRHRIRNGVISIHQNALHKRVLFPDAAATIAAIQELKSGVRQHLDFTQSATE; encoded by the coding sequence CCAGTCCTGTCACGCCAGGTATGCGAGTGGTAAGATCATCTCGCGACGCCGGCCAATGGCGGAGTGGAAAATCGTAGTGAAAGACCGTTATCCTGCTTATCTCGATTGGGAGCGTTACGAGCGGATCCAGATCATGCTGAGCGACAATCACGCTGAATACAAAAGAAACCAGACACGCGGTGCGCCGCGTGATGGCGCGGCGGTGTTGCAAGGCATTGTCTGGTGCGGGCGATGCGGCCATAAAATGGGCGTTGAATACAAGAACGGCAACCGTTACGTCTGCAACTTCCTGGCACGTAGCCAGGGCGGAGCCTTATGCCAGCATTTGCCAGCCGATCCCATCGACGCCTGCGTCGTTGAGGCCTTCTTCGCCGCGGTCAATCCGGCTGAGTTAGCTGAATTGATGCTCGCCAAAGATGCTCGCCAGCAGGCAGACGAGGCTTTTGACCGCGCTGAAGAGCAGCAGATCAAACGCCTGCGCTATCAAGCGCTGCTTGCAGAACGGCAATACGATCGGGTCGACCCTGACAATCGGCTGATCGCGGCCGAGTTGGAGCGCCGCTGGGAAGGGGCTCTGCGTGAGCTTCGTCAAGCGGAGGATGCATTTGAGCGCCGTCGCGCGATGCAAAATCAATCGGATGATCTGACGCCAGCAGAGCAGAATGATTTTATCGCTGCCGGTTCGCAGCTTCCTGAATTTTGGCAGAGATCTGACATAGAGTGGGGACGCAAGAAAACCTTACTACGCAGCTTGATCGACAAAGTGATCCTGCAACGGGTGGTGCGAGATCGGATTACGATCCGCATCGTTTGGCGAGGAGGTGACGTTACCGAACGCGAGGTCGAGCCGAGGGTGCATGCCTTGAGCGCCTTGTCTCGCGGCGCCGAGATGGAGGTCCGGCTGCTTGAGCTGGCTCATCAAGGGCTCGACGACACGGCAATAGCGGCCACACTGACTGAGGAAGGCTTCCGCTCACCGCGCCGCAGCTACGTTCCTGTTCGCACCGTCCAGGTCGTCCGACAACGCCATCGCGTATTGAGGCAGTCCACGCCAACCCGCTCTCACCACCTCCCGGGGTGGCTAACGGTGTCTGAATTGGCGGCGGTGGCGGACGTTTCTCGCTCCTGGATCCGCCATCGAATCCGCAATGGCGTGATCAGTATCCACCAAAACGCCCTTCACAAACGCGTTCTGTTTCCAGATGCCGCTGCAACAATCGCCGCAATACAAGAGCTCAAATCCGGCGTGCGGCAACACCTCGACTTTACCCAATCTGCTACCGAATGA